A genomic window from Halomonas sp. LR3S48 includes:
- a CDS encoding succinylglutamate desuccinylase/aspartoacylase family protein: MPRASFELNGAKIKPGSRLQVDVPVARLYTHAPLHIPVEVVHGRRQGPVMLVCGGIHGDEINSVEIVRRLMRSKQIQGLNGTLIAVPIVNVFGFMQHSRYLPDRRDLNRCFPGSESGSLGARVAALFREQIVDHATHIIDLHTGAIHRTNLPQIRAQLSPDSETERMANAFGAPVILNAELREGSLRHYAQTRGIPVLTYEAGEALRFDEWAITPGVRGVLRVMRRLGMLAGEHRRRPPPAAELANGSSWARAPIDGILRPKVRLGARVTKGDVLGKVADPFGNAEACVKAMADGIVIGMSRLPLANEGEALFHIARFDAIEEAESAIEDFHSSLEPPPDPLY, encoded by the coding sequence ATGCCCCGCGCATCTTTTGAGCTCAACGGCGCCAAGATCAAGCCCGGTAGCCGCCTTCAGGTCGACGTGCCGGTGGCGCGACTCTACACCCATGCACCGCTGCATATTCCCGTCGAAGTGGTGCACGGCCGCCGCCAGGGGCCGGTCATGCTGGTATGTGGCGGCATTCATGGCGATGAGATCAACAGCGTGGAGATCGTGCGTCGGCTGATGCGCTCGAAGCAGATCCAGGGGCTGAATGGCACCCTGATCGCCGTACCCATCGTCAACGTCTTCGGTTTCATGCAGCACAGCCGCTACCTGCCGGACCGGCGCGACCTCAACCGCTGCTTTCCCGGTAGCGAGTCGGGCTCGCTGGGAGCCCGGGTGGCAGCGCTTTTTCGTGAGCAGATCGTCGATCACGCCACGCACATCATCGACCTGCATACCGGCGCCATCCACCGCACCAACCTGCCGCAGATCCGCGCCCAGCTCAGCCCCGACAGCGAGACCGAGCGCATGGCCAACGCTTTCGGCGCGCCGGTGATCCTCAACGCCGAACTGCGCGAGGGTAGCCTGCGCCACTACGCGCAGACGCGGGGTATTCCGGTATTGACCTATGAGGCCGGTGAGGCGCTGCGCTTCGACGAGTGGGCAATCACGCCGGGGGTGCGCGGTGTGCTGCGAGTCATGCGACGGTTGGGCATGCTGGCGGGTGAGCATCGCCGCCGGCCGCCGCCGGCGGCGGAGCTGGCCAACGGTTCGAGCTGGGCGCGGGCGCCCATCGACGGCATCCTGCGGCCCAAGGTGCGCCTCGGTGCGCGAGTGACCAAGGGCGATGTGCTGGGCAAGGTGGCCGACCCCTTCGGCAATGCCGAGGCCTGCGTCAAGGCCATGGCCGATGGCATCGTGATCGGCATGAGCCGGTTGCCGCTGGCCAACGAGGGTGAGGCGCTGTTCCATATCGCCCGCTTCGATGCCATCGAAGAGGCCGAGAGCGCCATCGAGGACTTCCACTCAAGCCTCGAGCCGCCGCCCGACCCGCTCTATTGA
- the dusA gene encoding tRNA dihydrouridine(20/20a) synthase DusA encodes MSNTTGNDPLARARRFSVAPMMDWTTRDQRAFARTLTRQALLYTEMVTTGAILHGSPRERFLGYDEVEHPLALQLGGSDPSELAECAAIAEAWGYDEVNLNVGCPSDRVQNNMIGACLMGHPEKVAAAVRAMREAVSIPVTVKCRIGIDDQDEDADLERFIAQVADAGCETFIVHARKAWLQGLSPKENRDIPPLNYPRVHRLKASRPELHIGINGGIKTLDECREQLSRVDSVMVGREAYQNPWLLAAVDQALYGEPGPAVSRHAAARAFRPYIARRLEEGAKLNHVTRHLLGLFQGQPGGRRFRRHLSENGHLDGACLRVFDDALSLVPEKNEYETEPRLAEA; translated from the coding sequence ATGAGCAATACGACTGGAAACGACCCGCTGGCACGGGCGCGCCGGTTTTCTGTGGCACCGATGATGGACTGGACTACCAGGGATCAAAGAGCGTTCGCCCGCACCCTGACCCGCCAGGCGCTGCTGTATACCGAGATGGTGACGACCGGCGCGATCCTGCACGGCAGCCCACGCGAGCGTTTCCTCGGCTACGACGAGGTCGAGCATCCACTGGCGCTGCAGCTAGGCGGCAGCGACCCCAGCGAGCTGGCGGAGTGCGCGGCGATCGCCGAGGCGTGGGGTTATGACGAGGTGAACCTCAACGTTGGCTGCCCCAGCGACCGCGTGCAGAACAATATGATCGGCGCCTGCCTGATGGGCCACCCCGAGAAGGTCGCAGCGGCGGTGCGCGCCATGCGCGAGGCGGTGAGCATTCCGGTGACAGTTAAGTGTCGCATCGGCATCGACGATCAGGACGAGGACGCCGACCTGGAGCGCTTCATCGCCCAGGTGGCGGATGCCGGCTGCGAGACGTTCATCGTGCATGCGCGCAAGGCGTGGCTGCAGGGGCTTTCGCCCAAGGAGAACCGCGACATCCCGCCGCTCAACTACCCGCGGGTGCATCGCCTCAAGGCCAGCCGGCCGGAACTGCACATCGGCATCAATGGCGGTATCAAGACGCTGGACGAATGCCGCGAGCAGCTAAGCCGCGTGGACAGCGTGATGGTCGGCCGCGAGGCCTATCAGAACCCTTGGCTGCTGGCCGCAGTCGATCAGGCGCTCTACGGCGAACCCGGGCCGGCCGTGAGCCGCCATGCGGCCGCTCGCGCCTTCCGCCCCTACATCGCCCGGCGGCTCGAGGAAGGTGCCAAGCTCAACCATGTCACCCGTCACCTGCTGGGTCTGTTCCAGGGCCAGCCGGGCGGGCGCCGCTTCCGTCGCCATCTGTCGGAGAACGGCCACCTCGACGGCGCCTGCCTGCGAGTGTTCGACGATGCCCTGAGCCTGGTGCCGGAAAAGAACGAATACGAAACCGAGCCTCGCCTCGCCGAGGCGTGA